The following are encoded together in the Streptomyces flavofungini genome:
- the cpaB gene encoding Flp pilus assembly protein CpaB: protein MNSRQRRGVILLVLSVLCALGAFAGVLSVIRDVNSKVGPEVEAYELKRDIAPYKELEADQFKKVEMPERWLSDNAVTNLREIRGKIAVTQLRKGSLLQTDMIVKRPQLEPGQQEIAIMIDAATGVAGKITPGSTVNIYATFKAETDRGKDQSKVIVEGAKVIDVGKLTALDGDRDDRGRRREDEAVPITFALDTRDAQRVAYAESFASHVRLALVGQGGDADVPRGDRTYTLDEDK, encoded by the coding sequence ATGAACTCACGCCAGCGCCGAGGTGTCATCCTGCTGGTCCTGTCGGTCCTGTGCGCGCTCGGCGCGTTCGCCGGAGTGCTCTCGGTGATCCGCGACGTGAACTCCAAGGTCGGCCCCGAGGTCGAGGCGTACGAGCTGAAGCGGGACATCGCGCCGTACAAGGAACTGGAGGCGGACCAGTTCAAGAAGGTCGAGATGCCCGAGCGGTGGCTGTCCGACAACGCCGTGACCAACCTGCGGGAGATCCGCGGGAAGATCGCCGTCACCCAGCTGCGCAAGGGCTCGCTCCTCCAGACCGACATGATCGTGAAGCGACCCCAACTGGAGCCGGGGCAGCAGGAGATCGCCATCATGATCGACGCGGCCACGGGCGTCGCGGGCAAGATCACACCCGGCTCCACCGTCAACATCTACGCCACCTTCAAGGCCGAGACCGACCGCGGCAAGGACCAGTCGAAGGTCATCGTGGAAGGCGCCAAGGTCATCGACGTCGGGAAGCTGACCGCCCTCGACGGCGACCGCGACGACCGCGGCCGCCGCCGCGAGGACGAGGCCGTGCCCATCACGTTCGCCCTCGACACGCGCGACGCCCAACGCGTCGCGTACGCCGAGTCGTTCGCCTCCCACGTGCGGCTCGCCCTGGTC